The Eublepharis macularius isolate TG4126 chromosome 3, MPM_Emac_v1.0, whole genome shotgun sequence genome has a window encoding:
- the MAB21L1 gene encoding putative nucleotidyltransferase MAB21L1 produces MIAAQAKLVYHLNKYYNEKCQARKAAIAKTIREVCKVVSDVLKEVEVQEPRFISSLNEMDNRYEGLEVISPTEFEVVLYLNQMGVFNFVDDGSLPGCAVLKLSDGRKRSMSLWVEFITASGYLSARKIRSRFQTLVAQAVDKCSYRDVVKMVADTSEVKLRIRDRYVVQITPAFKCTGIWPRSAAHWPLPHIPWPGPNRVAEVKAEGFNLLSKECHSLAGKQSSAESDAWVLQFAEAENRLQMGGCRKKCLSILKTLRDRHLELPGQPLNNYHMKTLVSYECEKHPRESDWDESCLGDRLNGILLQLISCLQCRRCPHYFLPNLDLFQGKPHSALENAAKQTWRLAREILTNPKSLEKL; encoded by the coding sequence ATGATCGCGGCCCAGGCAAAGCTGGTGTACCATCTGAACAAATACTACAACGAGAAATGCCAAGCCAGGAAAGCGGCCATCGCGAAAACTATCCGCGAAGTCTGCAAAGTGGTCTCGGACGTGCTGAAGGAAGTCGAAGTGCAGGAGCCGCGCTTCATCAGCTCCTTGAACGAGATGGACAACCGCTACGAAGGCCTGGAGGTCATTTCGCCGACCGAGTTCGAGGTGGTCCTTTATCTGAACCAGATGGGCGTCTTCAACTTCGTCGACGACGGCTCTCTGCCGGGCTGCGCGGTGCTCAAGCTCAGCGACGGGCGCAAACGGAGCATGTCGCTCTGGGTGGAGTTCATCACGGCCTCGGGTTATCTGTCTGCCCGCAAGATCCGCTCGCGCTTTCAGACTCTGGTGGCCCAAGCCGTGGACAAATGCAGTTACAGGGACGTGGTGAAAATGGTGGCGGACACCAGCGAGGTGAAGCTGCGCATCCGGGATAGATACGTGGTGCAGATCACGCCAGCGTTCAAATGCACCGGGATCTGGCCGCGCAGCGCTGCCCACTGGCCCCTGCCTCACATCCCCTGGCCGGGCCCCAACCGTGTGGCTGAGGTCAAAGCCGAAGGCTTCAACCTCCTGTCTAAGGAATGCCACTCGCTGGCGGGCAAGCAGAGCTCGGCCGAGAGCGACGCCTGGGTCTTGCAGTTCGCCGAAGCCGAGAACAGACTGCAAATGGGCGGCTGCCGAAAGAAATGCCTCTCGATCCTCAAAACGTTGCGGGATCGTCACCTGGAACTGCCCGGGCAACCCCTCAACAATTACCACATGAAAACTCTGGTTTCCTACGAGTGCGAAAAACATCCTCGGGAATCGGACTGGGACGAGTCTTGCCTGGGCGACCGCCTCAACGGGATTTTACTGCAGCTCATCTCCTGCCTCCAGTGCAGGCGATGTCCGCATTACTTCTTGCCCAACTTAGACCTCTTCCAGGGCAAACCTCACTCCGCCCTAGAAAACGCAGCCAAACAAACGTGGCGACTGGCTAGGGAGATACTCACCAATCCCAAAAGTTTGGAAAAACTTTAG